In Paludibaculum fermentans, the genomic stretch GGCGCCAGCGCGAGGTGGATGCGTTGCGCCGGTCGGCGCACGCCTTCTAGGAGATTAGCTCACCATGAACGACGCCGCTGCTCGCAATTTTGAATACCTTGCCTACGGGCTCATAACCGCTTGGCTCGTCCTGGTGGTCTACGTGCTGACTCTCGTCAGCCGCGAAGGCCGAATTCGCCGCCAGATGGAGAGCCTACAGCGAATGCTCGAGGACAAGGAGAAACGTTAACCCAATGAATCGCCGCAGCCTGCTGCAGATGGTAGGCGCGGGGGCCCTGTCCGCCCGCGAGATGGCCGCGCAAGAAACGGTTGCGCGCGCCACGCGGGCCACGCCCTCGCCCAAGATCAAGGACGTCCAGGTGATCGCCACCGCACCGGTTGGCTTGCGCCTGGTTGTCGTAAAGGTCATTACCGACCAGGATGGCCTCTATGGCTATGGCTGCGGGACGTATACCCAGCGGGCAGATCTGGTGGTCAGCGCCGTCGAGCGCTATTTGAAGCCGTTTCTCATCGGCCAGAAGGCTGATCGCATTGACGATCTCTGGCAGGCGATGTACAACTCCAGCTACTGGCGCAATGGCCCGGTGCTGAACAACGCGATCAGCGGTGTCGACCAGGCCTTGTGGGATATCAAGGGGCGCCAGGCGGGGATGCCCGTGTACCAGTTGCTGGGCGGCAAGTGCCGTGAGGCGGTGGACTGTTATGGCCACGCCTCGGGCGCCGACTTCCCGCAACTGGTCGCCAACGCCAGGAAGTTCATTGAACGCGGCTTCCGTCATATCCGTGTCCAGATCGGCGTACCCGGCCAGGCCGGCTATGGCTCCGGCGGCAGCGAAGTGAAGGTGGAGAAGCTCCACGACAAGCCGGTTTTCGAGCCCGAAGACTACATCCGCCGCGCGCTCAAGATGTTCGAGTACTGCCGGAAAGAGCTGGGCGACGAGATCGAACTGCTGCACGACGTGCACGAGCGCATCTCGCCCATCCAGGCCGTGCGTCTCGCCAAGGAAGTGGAGAAGTTCCGCCTGT encodes the following:
- a CDS encoding enolase C-terminal domain-like protein, with the protein product MNRRSLLQMVGAGALSAREMAAQETVARATRATPSPKIKDVQVIATAPVGLRLVVVKVITDQDGLYGYGCGTYTQRADLVVSAVERYLKPFLIGQKADRIDDLWQAMYNSSYWRNGPVLNNAISGVDQALWDIKGRQAGMPVYQLLGGKCREAVDCYGHASGADFPQLVANARKFIERGFRHIRVQIGVPGQAGYGSGGSEVKVEKLHDKPVFEPEDYIRRALKMFEYCRKELGDEIELLHDVHERISPIQAVRLAKEVEKFRLFFLEDALSPEDITWFRQIRQQCSTPLAMGELFNSPHEWTPLIAERLIDFIRIHVTQAGGLTPCRKIAAMGEMMGVKTAWHGPGDVSPIGHAANITLDLVCQNFGIQESYEFPERVKEVFSGCPEIRNGYYYITEAPGWGIEVNEAAAKKYPFGYGERGERQKMNGGWGEVRRRDGTVIKQ